A section of the Candidatus Poribacteria bacterium genome encodes:
- a CDS encoding isoleucine--tRNA ligase: MFKEVSSQFTFAEREKQILEFWRENDIFQKSMEIYKDAPPFVFLEGPPFANAPPGVHHVLARIMKDAVCRYKTMTGHYVHRKAGWDTHGLPVEYQVEKQLNITNKAELEAYGVQNFIEKCKENVFQYEQDWRQMTERIGFWVNLDEAYITLSNDYIESVWWVLRQAWDKELLYQGHKVQPYCYRCGTTLASHEVALGYQEVADPSIFVRFPLKNKENTYLLVWTTTPWTLPSNVAVAVGEDYDYVAVEEADGRHLILAKECIPSLFGDEPPQIVENYKGRDLQEWEYEPLFDGGQHPERSHYIVTGDFVTTTEGSGLVHIAPAFGQDDYDIGQKYGLPLVQLVGPDGRFVPEVKDVWAGEYVKDADPKIIENLDGRGLLFKAAEYTHQYPFCWRCDTPLLYYARESWFIRTTAIRDQMHQHNQQINWYPEHIKDGRFGNWLENNIDWGLSRERYWGTPLPVWVCDDCGHPHCVGSIAELKELGTDVPDDIELHRPYVDEVILACEKCGGTMHRVQDVIDCWFDSGCAHTAQWHYPFENKEMLEQAYPADFISEAIDQTRGWFYSLLATGTLLYDKPAYKNCLCLELIMGPDGQKMSKSRGNTIDPWTILNEQGADAMRWYMFTATTPWTPRAFKMEGIDEALKKFMGTLQNVYSFFVMYANLEQVDVLRDVPPVSERATVDRWILSRLHTLIDRARDEMENYHLTNAPRVIEAFVDDLSNWYVRRSRDRFWGAEAGPDKHAAYATLYEVLVTVAKLAAPFVPFLADELYRNLVCSLDTEAPPSVHLSEYPVSDAALRDAQLEADMDFTRDVISMGHAARNRSGIKTRQPLAEITLGGLSDAEKATVNRLADLIHDELNVKAIAFTENLDAFAQVTLKPNFKVLGPKYGKGVQAIAKAFAAADAAALKAELEAEGSLQIEASGDTYMLEPSEVDVQTQNREGFFVEADAKKFVALSTELTHELTLEGLAREFVNKIQNMRKEADFNVSDRINLSLSDTSPLVDEAFQTHQDYILRETLTTAVVNTPGENAFTLAQKLNGEPATLSVEQV, from the coding sequence ATGTTTAAAGAGGTATCATCCCAATTCACGTTTGCTGAAAGGGAAAAACAGATCTTGGAATTTTGGCGTGAAAACGACATCTTTCAGAAGAGTATGGAGATATACAAAGACGCGCCACCGTTTGTTTTTCTTGAAGGACCCCCGTTTGCGAACGCTCCGCCCGGCGTGCATCACGTCCTCGCGCGTATCATGAAAGATGCCGTCTGCCGTTACAAGACGATGACAGGGCACTACGTCCACCGTAAAGCTGGCTGGGACACGCACGGACTTCCCGTTGAATATCAGGTCGAAAAGCAACTCAATATTACAAACAAAGCCGAATTGGAGGCTTACGGCGTTCAGAACTTTATCGAAAAATGTAAGGAGAACGTCTTCCAATACGAGCAGGATTGGCGACAGATGACCGAACGCATCGGATTCTGGGTCAATCTCGATGAAGCCTATATCACGCTGTCGAACGATTACATTGAAAGCGTCTGGTGGGTCCTTCGGCAAGCGTGGGACAAAGAACTCCTCTATCAAGGGCATAAAGTCCAACCGTATTGCTATCGGTGCGGCACAACCTTAGCGAGCCACGAAGTCGCACTCGGTTACCAAGAGGTCGCCGATCCGTCTATCTTTGTCCGTTTCCCACTGAAAAATAAAGAGAATACTTACCTCCTCGTCTGGACGACGACCCCGTGGACCTTGCCTTCTAACGTCGCTGTCGCTGTCGGTGAAGATTACGATTACGTCGCCGTTGAAGAAGCCGACGGACGGCATCTCATTCTCGCAAAAGAGTGTATACCGAGTTTATTCGGGGATGAACCCCCACAAATCGTCGAAAACTATAAAGGCAGGGATCTCCAAGAGTGGGAATACGAACCACTGTTTGATGGCGGACAGCATCCGGAAAGATCCCACTACATCGTCACTGGTGATTTCGTAACGACGACAGAGGGGAGTGGCTTGGTTCATATCGCTCCCGCTTTCGGACAAGATGACTATGACATCGGGCAGAAATACGGTCTGCCGCTCGTGCAATTGGTCGGTCCCGACGGTAGATTTGTCCCGGAAGTTAAAGACGTGTGGGCGGGTGAATACGTTAAAGACGCTGATCCGAAAATCATCGAAAACTTAGACGGACGTGGATTGTTATTTAAGGCGGCTGAGTATACACACCAATATCCGTTCTGTTGGCGGTGTGATACCCCCTTGCTCTATTATGCCCGCGAATCGTGGTTTATTCGAACAACCGCCATCCGAGATCAGATGCATCAGCACAATCAGCAAATCAACTGGTACCCGGAACATATCAAGGACGGACGTTTCGGCAATTGGTTGGAAAACAATATCGACTGGGGGTTGAGCCGTGAACGTTATTGGGGCACGCCTTTGCCCGTCTGGGTATGTGACGATTGTGGACATCCGCATTGTGTCGGTAGTATTGCTGAATTGAAGGAACTCGGGACCGATGTGCCAGATGATATTGAGCTGCACCGTCCTTATGTAGACGAAGTTATCCTCGCGTGCGAGAAATGCGGCGGCACAATGCATCGCGTGCAAGACGTCATTGATTGCTGGTTTGACTCCGGTTGTGCACACACGGCACAGTGGCACTATCCCTTTGAAAACAAGGAGATGCTGGAGCAGGCGTATCCCGCCGATTTCATCTCCGAAGCCATCGATCAGACCCGTGGCTGGTTCTACAGTCTCTTAGCGACAGGGACGCTCCTCTACGACAAACCCGCCTACAAAAACTGCCTCTGTCTTGAGCTAATTATGGGACCCGACGGTCAAAAGATGAGTAAGAGCCGAGGCAACACGATAGATCCGTGGACAATTCTGAACGAGCAGGGCGCGGATGCGATGCGCTGGTATATGTTCACCGCAACCACGCCGTGGACACCCCGCGCTTTCAAAATGGAGGGTATTGATGAAGCGTTGAAGAAGTTCATGGGAACCCTACAGAACGTCTATAGTTTCTTCGTCATGTATGCCAACCTCGAGCAGGTCGATGTCCTGCGAGATGTGCCGCCTGTCTCGGAACGCGCAACGGTAGACAGATGGATTTTGTCTCGTCTCCATACTCTCATCGACAGGGCGCGCGACGAGATGGAAAACTATCATCTCACGAATGCACCGCGCGTTATTGAGGCGTTTGTGGACGATCTCAGCAACTGGTATGTCCGTCGTTCTCGCGATCGCTTCTGGGGCGCGGAAGCCGGACCTGACAAGCATGCCGCCTATGCCACACTGTATGAGGTACTCGTAACCGTTGCGAAACTCGCCGCACCCTTCGTTCCATTTTTGGCGGATGAACTCTATCGTAACTTGGTCTGTTCGTTGGATACTGAGGCACCGCCAAGTGTGCATCTCTCGGAATATCCGGTTTCGGATGCCGCACTCAGAGATGCTCAGTTAGAAGCAGATATGGATTTCACACGTGATGTGATTAGCATGGGGCATGCCGCTCGCAACCGTTCCGGTATTAAGACACGCCAACCCTTGGCAGAGATCACGCTCGGTGGACTCTCTGACGCAGAGAAAGCAACCGTGAATCGTTTGGCAGACCTCATCCACGATGAACTCAATGTCAAAGCGATCGCCTTCACAGAGAACTTGGACGCTTTCGCACAGGTGACACTCAAACCCAACTTCAAGGTATTGGGACCCAAATACGGCAAGGGTGTGCAAGCCATCGCTAAAGCATTCGCCGCCGCAGACGCTGCAGCATTGAAAGCGGAGTTGGAAGCCGAGGGCAGTTTACAGATTGAAGCGTCGGGAGATACATACATGCTTGAGCCGTCCGAAGTTGATGTGCAAACCCAGAATCGGGAGGGTTTCTTTGTGGAAGCGGATGCGAAGAAATTCGTCGCATTGTCAACGGAATTGACACACGAGTTGACGCTTGAAGGGTTAGCACGTGAGTTCGTCAATAAAATCCAGAATATGCGGAAGGAAGCCGATTTCAACGTCTCTGATCGGATTAACCTCAGCCTCAGTGATACGTCTCCGCTTGTAGATGAAGCGTTTCAGACACATCAAGACTATATCCTCCGCGAGACCCTCACGACGGCTGTCGTAAACACACCGGGCGAAAACGCCTTCACTCTCGCCCAGAAACTCAACGGCGAACCCGCAACCTTGAGCGTTGAACAGGTTTAG
- a CDS encoding xanthine dehydrogenase family protein subunit M, producing MQDFSYVSAQTLSEAVALLDENGEKARILAGGTDLIVNVREGRRDVGLMIDVKSIPEVNVLDYDANTGLTLGAAVECYKIYAVDAICDAYPGLIDATKIIGGTAIQGRAGVGGNLCNASPAADCIPPLIVLGTTCVIAGPKGERELPVEQFCTAPGQTALETGEMLVSLKIPAPASNSSSFYLRFIPRNEMDIAVVGAGASVTLDAAKQTIVSARIALAAVAPTPLFAEEASALLAGREVSDAAIDDAAQAAQAIARPISDMRGTAEQRTHLVGVLTRRALNGAIQRIRDVS from the coding sequence ATGCAAGATTTTTCCTATGTTTCCGCGCAAACGCTGTCGGAAGCCGTTGCACTGCTTGATGAAAACGGAGAAAAGGCTCGCATCTTGGCGGGTGGGACCGACCTCATCGTTAATGTCCGGGAGGGACGTCGAGACGTTGGCTTGATGATTGATGTCAAATCCATTCCAGAGGTGAACGTCTTGGATTACGATGCAAACACCGGCTTAACACTCGGTGCTGCAGTCGAATGTTATAAAATTTACGCTGTTGATGCCATCTGTGATGCCTATCCCGGTTTAATCGATGCAACCAAAATTATTGGCGGCACCGCCATCCAAGGGCGCGCGGGGGTTGGAGGTAATTTGTGTAACGCCTCACCCGCTGCGGATTGCATACCGCCGCTAATTGTACTCGGCACTACCTGTGTCATTGCCGGTCCCAAGGGCGAGCGTGAACTACCTGTCGAACAGTTCTGCACAGCTCCCGGTCAAACCGCTCTGGAAACCGGCGAGATGCTCGTCTCTCTGAAGATACCAGCACCCGCAAGTAATTCCAGTTCTTTCTATCTCCGGTTTATCCCACGTAATGAGATGGATATCGCTGTCGTTGGTGCCGGAGCATCTGTGACGCTTGATGCTGCGAAACAGACAATCGTCTCTGCCCGTATCGCACTCGCTGCTGTTGCCCCGACGCCACTCTTTGCTGAAGAAGCGAGCGCGCTACTCGCAGGTCGCGAGGTTTCTGATGCCGCGATTGATGATGCCGCACAAGCTGCGCAAGCCATCGCACGCCCGATTAGCGATATGCGTGGGACTGCCGAGCAGCGGACACACCTCGTCGGTGTGCTGACGCGACGCGCACTCAACGGTGCCATCCAGAGAATCCGAGACGTATCATAG
- a CDS encoding DUF4143 domain-containing protein — MLLYANGLDKWYTVCYYKYMVDREFWRNRIDLHHRLLHGGLPPFFLEAELPEPDFQEWIDAYWAKDIQELFRLERRYSFQRFTELLMAQSGGVFEASRFARPCEVSRTTISNYLSILEATFVVHVIRPFSSRRATEIVAAPKVYGFDTGFVCYYRGWSQLRQDDLGSLWEHFVLNEIMAHTQSHDIRYWRNKRGQ, encoded by the coding sequence ATGCTACTATATGCAAACGGACTTGATAAATGGTACACTGTATGCTACTATAAATATATGGTAGATAGAGAATTTTGGCGCAATCGAATCGACCTTCACCATCGTCTGCTGCACGGCGGACTGCCCCCGTTTTTCCTTGAGGCTGAACTTCCCGAACCTGATTTCCAAGAATGGATAGATGCTTATTGGGCAAAAGATATCCAGGAACTTTTTCGACTTGAGCGCCGCTACTCCTTTCAGAGATTTACTGAACTTCTCATGGCTCAGAGCGGTGGCGTTTTTGAAGCCTCCCGTTTCGCACGTCCGTGTGAGGTGAGTCGGACTACCATATCAAATTATCTCTCTATTCTGGAGGCGACCTTCGTCGTGCATGTCATCCGTCCGTTCAGTTCTCGCCGCGCAACTGAGATTGTCGCTGCACCGAAAGTCTACGGTTTCGACACCGGATTCGTCTGTTATTATCGAGGGTGGTCGCAACTCCGACAAGACGATCTCGGTTCATTGTGGGAACACTTTGTTCTCAATGAAATTATGGCACATACGCAATCCCACGATATTCGCTATTGGCGTAACAAGAGGGGACAATAG